The Rhizobium sp. WSM4643 genome contains the following window.
CGCGATATTGTTGATCGGCACCATGCACATCATCAGTCCGAAACCGCGCAAGATCTGCGGAATGAACAGCTCGTAGAAATCCCAATCCGCCGTCAGATGCATCATGATGAAAGTGCCGGCGGCGAAACTGACGAAGCCGATCGCCATCATCAGGCGCAGGTCCATCTTGGTCGACAATCGTCCGGCGATCGGCGCGGTGAAGAACATCGCCAGCCCGGAGACGAACATCGTCTCGCCGATCATCAGTGAATCATAGCCACGGATGCGCCCGAGATAGACCGGATAGATATAGGTGAGGCCATAGAGGCCAATGCCCATGACGAAAGAAAACACCGAACCGAACGAGAAATTCCGATTCGCGAAAGCCTTCAGGTCGACGACGGGGAAATCCACCGTAAAGGCGCGGTAGAAGAAGACGATGGCCGCAACGCTGGAGGCAATCGCTGCGATGGTGATGGAACTGTCGTTGAACCAATCGTTCGAATTGCCCTCTTCGAGCACATATTCCAGCGCGCCGAGGAACACGCCCATCGAAATCAGCCCCCACCAGTCGAATTTCTTGAAGAGCGACAGTTCCGGTTTGTCGAAATCGATGAAGTTCCAGGTGACGATCGTGACGATGATGCCGGGAACGATGTTGACGAGGAACAGCCAGTGCCAGGAGAAGGCGTGGCTGAGATAACCGCCGACCGTCGGGCCGATGGTCGGTGCCAGCGTCGCGATCAGACCGATGATCGGCGAGACGATGCTGCGCTTCGAAGGCGGGAAGATGGTGAAGGCAGCCGCGAAAACCGACGGGATCATGCCGCCGCCGATGAAGCCCTGGATGACGCGGTAGACGATCATCTGGTCGATATTCGTCGCCGTCGCCGCAAGCGCGCTCGCCATGGTGAAGCCGGCGGCCGAGATCGCGAAGAGA
Protein-coding sequences here:
- a CDS encoding DHA2 family efflux MFS transporter permease subunit translates to MAGSATATAGTIPAAPAHADERMDPKKLIAFFAMVLGMFMSILDIQIVSASLAEIQAGLSAGSDEVGWVQTAYLIAEVIMIPLSGTLARIISTRYLFAISAAGFTMASALAATATNIDQMIVYRVIQGFIGGGMIPSVFAAAFTIFPPSKRSIVSPIIGLIATLAPTIGPTVGGYLSHAFSWHWLFLVNIVPGIIVTIVTWNFIDFDKPELSLFKKFDWWGLISMGVFLGALEYVLEEGNSNDWFNDSSITIAAIASSVAAIVFFYRAFTVDFPVVDLKAFANRNFSFGSVFSFVMGIGLYGLTYIYPVYLGRIRGYDSLMIGETMFVSGLAMFFTAPIAGRLSTKMDLRLMMAIGFVSFAAGTFIMMHLTADWDFYELFIPQILRGFGLMMCMVPINNIALGTMPPSRIRGASGLFNLTRNLGGAVGLAVINTVLTSRQDVHYERLRENMDWGNPAAIDQMNNMAANFNTYGMDGASVAIKQMVGLATKQAIILSFSDVFLILTALFLAMILGVAMIKKPAPQGGGGGGGH